The following coding sequences are from one bacterium SCSIO 12741 window:
- a CDS encoding AglZ/HisF2 family acetamidino modification protein, whose translation MQRIRVIPVLSLKGSGLVKTRKFGKPQYIGDPINAVKIFNDKGVDELIFLDITATKEKKVPDMRRIMEFASECFMPVCYGGGISTLDQIKAIFKAGIEKVSLNTAAFENPGLITEAAAIYGNQSIVCSIDVKKNLFGKKSAYIRSGSKNTKLSPAEFAKRAEDAGAGEILVNSVDNDGLFTGYDLEVIKQVADAVEVPVVALGGAKDMSDFQAAIREGGASAVAAGSMFVYQNTNRSVLINYPKEEELKEKLYNLF comes from the coding sequence ATGCAACGAATTCGAGTTATTCCGGTATTGTCCCTTAAGGGATCTGGACTGGTGAAAACAAGGAAATTTGGTAAGCCTCAATACATCGGCGATCCGATCAATGCGGTTAAGATTTTCAATGACAAGGGCGTTGACGAATTGATCTTTTTGGACATTACCGCTACCAAGGAAAAGAAGGTGCCCGATATGCGTCGCATCATGGAGTTTGCCTCGGAGTGTTTTATGCCAGTATGCTACGGAGGTGGTATTTCCACTCTCGATCAGATCAAAGCCATATTCAAAGCCGGAATTGAAAAGGTATCGCTCAACACAGCTGCCTTCGAAAACCCGGGATTGATCACAGAAGCTGCGGCCATTTACGGCAATCAAAGTATTGTCTGTTCTATCGACGTCAAGAAAAACTTATTTGGAAAGAAGTCGGCCTACATTCGTTCGGGAAGTAAGAATACCAAACTAAGTCCAGCTGAATTTGCCAAGCGGGCAGAGGATGCTGGTGCTGGTGAGATATTGGTAAACTCGGTGGACAACGATGGACTTTTTACAGGCTACGATCTGGAAGTGATCAAGCAGGTGGCCGATGCGGTCGAAGTGCCCGTTGTAGCCTTGGGTGGGGCCAAAGACATGTCCGATTTTCAAGCCGCCATTCGAGAGGGTGGAGCTTCGGCGGTAGCCGCAGGGAGTATGTTCGTTTACCAAAACACCAACCGATCCGTATTGATCAACTACCCCAAGGAAGAAGAATTGAAAGAAAAACTCTATAACCTGTTTTAA
- the hisH gene encoding imidazole glycerol phosphate synthase subunit HisH: MITIIDYEVGNLFSIKNILKKIGVKSQIIADPEKAKDAEKLILPGVGNFGHGMQKLRESGWEEMLNQKVLTEKTPILGICLGMQLLTQGSEEAPDVKGLGWFEADTRKFVFNENPKRLKVPHMGWNDVKVENNSRLFDGFEEERRFYFVHSYHVVCENSADVMGTTHYGYDFTCALEKDNILGAQFHPEKSHRFGMQLLKNFANNY; encoded by the coding sequence ATGATTACCATCATTGATTACGAAGTAGGAAACCTATTTTCAATCAAAAACATCCTCAAGAAAATTGGGGTCAAATCCCAGATTATTGCGGATCCTGAAAAAGCCAAGGATGCGGAGAAACTCATTCTTCCGGGAGTAGGAAATTTTGGGCACGGCATGCAGAAGCTACGCGAGTCGGGTTGGGAGGAAATGTTGAACCAAAAAGTACTCACCGAAAAAACACCGATTTTGGGTATTTGCCTGGGCATGCAACTACTGACCCAGGGAAGTGAAGAAGCTCCGGATGTAAAAGGTTTAGGTTGGTTTGAAGCCGATACGCGGAAATTTGTTTTCAACGAAAACCCCAAGCGATTAAAGGTTCCGCATATGGGCTGGAACGATGTAAAGGTGGAAAACAACAGCCGCCTCTTTGATGGATTTGAAGAAGAACGTCGCTTCTACTTTGTACACAGTTACCATGTAGTTTGCGAAAACTCAGCCGATGTGATGGGTACTACCCACTACGGATATGACTTTACCTGTGCCCTTGAAAAAGACAACATTCTGGGAGCTCAGTTCCACCCCGAGAAAAGCCATCGTTTTGGCATGCAATTGCTTAAGAACTTCGCCAATAACTATTGA
- a CDS encoding glycosyltransferase: MMWMRWNRAMPKNIALHISQTPFKSEARLIKSAKVVEELGIVDKVMIVAFLEEGLEEHEKISDTIEVWRVKTWFRFSLNNMGIFHKVMLMVEWNLRILLSFLFKPVKYVNAHSVETLPLSCLFKWLKGSKLVYEPHELEAVKDPSPLLRKIYAKVERMLVKQSHAVLVVSGGIQEWYQKEYGLKKVYLAQNVPENPFDPNQKVASYRERFGIPENELVFVFQGGLIGARNIERYLRVFADFPKKHLVFMGNGFMEETIRPYLDKYAHIHHMGFVPVSDILAHSHTADVGLCLIEQKNLSYYYSAPNKLFEYLTAGTPVLASHFPGMEKVVVEQGIGWSADPHEDEALRTWLEQITPEEIQSKRDQLEKVRGQFNWSEEKKQIIELYHTIA, from the coding sequence ATGATGTGGATGAGATGGAATAGAGCCATGCCCAAAAACATCGCCCTTCATATCTCCCAAACGCCCTTCAAGTCTGAGGCTCGATTGATCAAATCGGCTAAGGTGGTGGAAGAGCTGGGAATTGTGGACAAGGTGATGATCGTAGCTTTCCTGGAAGAAGGCTTGGAGGAGCATGAAAAAATCAGCGACACCATCGAGGTATGGCGGGTGAAGACCTGGTTTCGGTTTTCGCTCAACAACATGGGCATCTTTCACAAGGTGATGCTGATGGTGGAGTGGAACCTTCGCATTTTGCTTTCCTTTCTGTTTAAGCCGGTTAAGTATGTCAATGCCCATAGTGTGGAGACCTTGCCCTTGTCGTGCCTGTTTAAGTGGCTCAAGGGGAGCAAACTGGTGTATGAACCGCATGAGCTGGAGGCCGTGAAGGATCCTTCGCCTTTGTTGCGGAAGATTTACGCCAAAGTGGAGCGAATGCTGGTTAAACAATCGCATGCCGTTTTGGTCGTGAGTGGTGGTATTCAAGAGTGGTACCAGAAGGAATATGGCTTGAAAAAGGTGTACTTGGCTCAAAATGTTCCAGAAAATCCTTTTGATCCTAACCAGAAAGTGGCTTCTTACCGGGAGCGATTCGGGATACCTGAAAATGAGCTCGTTTTTGTTTTTCAGGGGGGATTGATCGGTGCCCGAAATATTGAGCGATATCTACGCGTTTTTGCCGATTTTCCGAAAAAGCACCTCGTATTCATGGGTAACGGATTTATGGAAGAAACCATTCGTCCATATTTGGACAAGTATGCTCACATTCACCACATGGGTTTTGTTCCGGTTTCTGATATTCTGGCCCATTCACACACGGCCGATGTTGGGTTGTGTTTGATTGAGCAAAAGAATCTAAGTTACTACTATTCAGCACCCAATAAGCTCTTTGAATACCTCACAGCGGGAACTCCGGTTTTAGCAAGTCATTTTCCCGGAATGGAAAAGGTGGTGGTGGAGCAAGGAATTGGTTGGTCCGCAGATCCGCATGAGGATGAGGCATTAAGAACTTGGTTGGAACAAATCACGCCGGAAGAAATTCAATCCAAAAGAGATCAGCTGGAAAAAGTTCGAGGCCAATTCAACTGGTCCGAAGAGAAAAAACAAATTATCGAGCTCTACCATACGATAGCCTGA
- a CDS encoding N-acetyl sugar amidotransferase — translation MKVCNRCVLDESVPDIKFDKSGECNYCKAHDLLSADYPLGEKGKADWEALVAEMKKNGKGKQFDCIVGVSGGTDSTYLLLLAKEMGLRPLAVTFDNGWHSEIAVNNIKKALDILNIELRTYVMNWDEMKGIHRSFMKASLPWPDGTTDIGITSALYRIAAKEGVKHVLIGHDFRSEGKQPEEWTYVDAKMVKHIARKNKVKLKSYPNLTMFDYLYYGMVKGIKNVRPFWYLPYDKPAAKKIIEEKVDWEYYGGHHHENIFTKFIISYWLPKKFGFDKRKVTLSALVRSGMMEREDALKELAQPPYDPEQMEEDREYVMKKLDISEEEFQEMWNAPNKKFTDYPSYFPFYNRYKKLILWVFKYILPFKPMTAYDVDEME, via the coding sequence ATGAAAGTATGTAACCGCTGTGTGTTGGACGAGTCGGTACCCGATATCAAATTTGATAAATCTGGGGAATGCAACTACTGCAAGGCTCATGACCTGCTTTCAGCCGACTACCCTTTGGGCGAAAAAGGGAAGGCCGATTGGGAAGCACTGGTTGCCGAGATGAAGAAAAACGGTAAGGGCAAACAATTCGACTGCATTGTTGGAGTAAGTGGAGGAACCGACTCAACTTACCTGTTGCTCTTGGCCAAGGAAATGGGATTGCGCCCATTGGCCGTAACCTTCGACAACGGCTGGCACAGTGAAATCGCTGTAAACAACATCAAAAAGGCCCTGGACATCCTCAATATCGAATTGAGAACCTACGTGATGAACTGGGATGAGATGAAGGGTATTCACCGCTCTTTCATGAAGGCATCTCTACCTTGGCCGGATGGAACAACTGATATTGGAATTACTTCAGCCCTGTACCGCATTGCGGCTAAGGAAGGAGTAAAACACGTATTGATCGGTCACGATTTCCGCTCGGAAGGAAAACAGCCGGAAGAATGGACCTATGTAGACGCCAAAATGGTGAAGCATATCGCCCGTAAAAACAAGGTGAAATTAAAGTCCTACCCAAACCTGACCATGTTTGATTACCTCTACTACGGAATGGTAAAGGGGATCAAAAACGTAAGACCTTTCTGGTACCTGCCTTACGACAAGCCGGCTGCCAAAAAGATCATCGAGGAAAAGGTGGACTGGGAATACTACGGCGGACACCACCACGAAAACATTTTTACCAAGTTTATCATCAGCTACTGGCTACCCAAGAAGTTTGGATTTGATAAGCGTAAGGTGACTCTATCGGCTTTGGTTCGCTCCGGAATGATGGAACGGGAAGATGCGCTCAAAGAATTGGCTCAGCCTCCCTACGATCCGGAACAGATGGAAGAGGACCGCGAATACGTGATGAAGAAGCTCGATATTTCCGAAGAAGAATTCCAGGAAATGTGGAATGCTCCCAACAAGAAATTTACGGACTACCCGAGCTATTTCCCTTTTTACAATCGCTACAAAAAGCTCATCCTGTGGGTGTTTAAATACATCCTTCCCTTTAAGCCGATGACGGCTTATGATGTGGATGAGATGGAATAG
- a CDS encoding DUF354 domain-containing protein, translated as MKVAISIEHPAWIHQFRQIILRLQKEGHEVLILAIDKDGDIELLEKFGLDYELVGNSTGKNVFDKAWLLFSITFKMWLKCRKFKPDVFIGRASPMLAMNAAIAGKPHLIFEDTERSTISLKFCQWFSKEIITPTTFRTNLGPKQKRMPTYKELFYLHPDYFQPDRQVIRDMGIKDDERFVFIRFVSWNASHDIGFKGYSEAAKRELVEAILPHAKVLISSEEKLADDLAVYQVKVPFEKIHHVLYYASAYVGEGATMASEAAVLGTHAIFVSQLTAGSLDEQEKAFDLVFNADGDDRFDRTRERTLEWLGDPQLEEKGREKRKKLLQEKTDINGLFIQKIESYTK; from the coding sequence ATGAAAGTTGCCATTTCCATAGAGCATCCTGCCTGGATCCACCAGTTTCGTCAGATCATTTTGAGGTTGCAGAAGGAGGGACATGAAGTGCTCATTCTGGCCATTGACAAAGACGGCGATATCGAACTGCTCGAAAAGTTTGGATTAGACTACGAGTTGGTTGGAAATTCCACCGGTAAGAATGTGTTTGACAAAGCCTGGTTGCTGTTTTCCATCACCTTCAAAATGTGGTTAAAGTGCCGCAAGTTTAAGCCGGATGTATTCATCGGTCGGGCGAGTCCTATGTTGGCGATGAATGCAGCGATTGCCGGAAAGCCCCACTTGATTTTTGAAGACACAGAGCGCTCTACCATTAGCTTGAAGTTTTGCCAGTGGTTTTCCAAAGAGATTATTACGCCTACGACTTTTCGTACGAATTTGGGTCCCAAGCAGAAAAGAATGCCCACCTACAAGGAGCTATTCTACCTGCATCCCGATTACTTTCAACCCGATCGTCAGGTGATTCGCGATATGGGGATCAAGGATGATGAGCGATTTGTATTCATCCGTTTTGTTTCCTGGAATGCCAGCCACGATATTGGCTTCAAGGGTTATTCCGAAGCGGCGAAAAGGGAATTGGTAGAAGCCATCTTACCGCATGCCAAAGTGCTCATCTCATCCGAGGAAAAGCTGGCCGATGATTTGGCCGTCTACCAGGTAAAAGTTCCTTTTGAGAAAATTCACCACGTGCTTTATTACGCTTCAGCTTACGTGGGAGAAGGAGCTACCATGGCCTCCGAGGCGGCCGTATTGGGTACGCATGCCATCTTCGTGAGCCAGTTGACTGCAGGAAGTTTGGACGAGCAGGAAAAAGCCTTTGACCTGGTGTTTAACGCCGATGGAGACGATCGTTTTGATCGTACCCGCGAACGTACCCTCGAATGGCTGGGCGATCCGCAGTTGGAAGAGAAAGGGCGAGAAAAAAGAAAGAAATTGCTTCAGGAAAAAACAGACATCAACGGCCTGTTTATCCAGAAGATTGAATCCTATACAAAATAG
- a CDS encoding glycosyltransferase family 2 protein produces the protein MLKGKTVAVVVPAYNEETQIGMVIETMPDFVDRIVIINDKSKDRTSEVIRDYIAKDTHETTTIPEFDKEIVKTRYNEADVVVHQAQVEEIKYYVKSEVYNTQEDTDRIILIDHIDNGGVGAAIARGYKWCKDHNIDCTAVMAGDGQMDPDELESICLPVIEEGIDYVKGNRLIHPSSKIVIPKIRFFGNSILSIFTKIASGYWKVSDTQTGYTAISLHALRSIKIYDIYRSYGMPNDMLVKLNIISATLREIEIKPVYRVGEQSKMKIKKVIRKVSWLLMKLFFQRLYQKYLIRDFHPLFLLYHLSFALGILAIPYGLKILMSFIQGYSLSYEPILAFFFLFTGSFQSYSSQCGWIFKTMTD, from the coding sequence ATGTTAAAAGGGAAAACCGTGGCCGTCGTTGTACCGGCCTACAACGAGGAAACACAGATCGGAATGGTGATCGAAACCATGCCGGATTTTGTGGACCGTATCGTAATTATCAACGATAAAAGTAAAGACCGGACTTCGGAAGTTATCCGCGACTACATTGCCAAGGATACGCACGAAACCACCACGATTCCCGAGTTTGACAAGGAGATCGTAAAGACTCGCTACAACGAGGCCGATGTTGTGGTACACCAGGCTCAGGTGGAAGAAATCAAATACTACGTTAAGTCGGAAGTCTACAATACCCAGGAAGATACGGATCGAATTATCCTCATCGATCATATCGACAATGGGGGAGTGGGCGCCGCTATTGCCCGTGGATACAAGTGGTGTAAGGACCACAACATTGACTGTACTGCGGTGATGGCTGGTGATGGTCAAATGGATCCTGATGAACTGGAATCGATTTGCCTACCGGTAATTGAAGAGGGCATTGACTACGTAAAAGGTAATCGCCTGATTCACCCGAGTTCTAAAATTGTGATTCCTAAAATCCGCTTTTTCGGAAACTCCATCCTTTCCATTTTTACCAAGATTGCTTCAGGATACTGGAAGGTTTCGGATACGCAGACTGGGTACACGGCGATTAGTCTACATGCCCTTCGCTCGATTAAGATCTACGATATCTACCGGAGCTACGGAATGCCCAACGATATGTTGGTCAAGCTAAACATCATCAGCGCCACGCTTCGTGAAATCGAGATTAAGCCTGTGTATCGGGTAGGGGAGCAGTCGAAAATGAAAATCAAGAAGGTGATTCGGAAGGTGTCCTGGTTGCTGATGAAGCTGTTTTTTCAGCGTCTCTACCAGAAGTACCTAATCCGCGATTTTCACCCGCTGTTTTTGCTGTATCACCTAAGCTTTGCCTTGGGGATATTGGCGATTCCTTACGGATTAAAAATATTGATGTCATTCATTCAGGGTTACTCCCTGTCATACGAACCCATTTTGGCGTTCTTCTTCCTATTTACCGGGTCGTTCCAATCCTATTCTTCGCAATGTGGATGGATATTCAAGACAATGACCGATTAA